A window of Pantanalinema sp. contains these coding sequences:
- a CDS encoding SpoIIE family protein phosphatase, protein MKRISLLRPSLQTRLALVFLGTTALLMGGTLGIFYAQASNVLRQQLRAELRALAGTAANLVDVDAHQRVKAEGDPAYQHFHHFFRRITEANPGIGTMYTMRQDKNGTWRFMVDSASPGDPSRASFNEAYTGTGSDTMDRALARPSADRTFSTDAFGTWLSGFAPLRDASGKTVAIVGVDMSAADVLNEERKLVWIALVILLVGLAFALGISAWLARILTRPIAQLAEGTRQVSEGDLTIRVPATRSDELGDLARSFNAMTQAIARHRDELKENERMIQELATARKIQQAMLPAEAPSDEALNIDFYLETSTEVGGDYFDFLSVEQNKLALVIGDVTGHGVPAALLMAVIKSCLHTQVLTDFRVPNVMGIANSILHQSSFERRFMTFFYSLLDTETGRLAYANAGHPYPFLYRSAERTVEMLEMASYPLGVRPTLRVKEQEVTLEPGDVLVFYSDGIIEAQNAHGEEFGFERMERLIQLHGHLSAEALKEKLLKTWQQHVYEGTRPLDFQAIKSDRADDDITIVVVKYAPARRFVEA, encoded by the coding sequence ATGAAGCGGATTTCCTTGCTGCGTCCCAGTCTCCAGACCCGCCTCGCCCTCGTCTTCCTGGGCACGACCGCCCTGCTGATGGGAGGCACCCTCGGGATCTTCTACGCGCAGGCGAGCAACGTCCTACGCCAGCAGCTCCGCGCGGAGCTCAGGGCCCTCGCCGGCACCGCCGCCAACCTGGTCGACGTCGACGCGCACCAGCGCGTCAAGGCCGAGGGCGACCCTGCCTACCAGCACTTCCATCATTTCTTCCGCCGGATCACCGAGGCCAACCCGGGCATCGGGACCATGTACACCATGCGACAGGACAAGAACGGCACCTGGCGCTTCATGGTCGACTCGGCCAGCCCCGGCGATCCCAGCCGGGCCTCGTTCAACGAGGCGTACACCGGCACCGGCAGCGACACCATGGACCGCGCGCTGGCACGTCCATCCGCCGACCGCACGTTCTCCACCGATGCCTTCGGCACCTGGCTCTCGGGCTTCGCCCCCCTCCGCGACGCGAGCGGCAAGACCGTCGCCATCGTGGGGGTGGACATGAGCGCCGCCGATGTGCTCAACGAAGAGCGCAAGCTCGTCTGGATCGCGCTGGTCATCCTGCTCGTGGGCCTGGCCTTCGCGCTGGGCATCAGCGCCTGGCTCGCCCGCATCCTGACCAGGCCCATCGCGCAGCTGGCCGAGGGCACCCGACAGGTCTCCGAGGGGGACCTCACGATCCGCGTCCCGGCCACCCGCAGCGACGAGCTGGGGGATCTCGCCCGCTCCTTCAACGCCATGACCCAGGCGATCGCCCGCCACCGCGACGAGCTCAAGGAAAACGAGCGAATGATCCAGGAGCTCGCCACCGCCCGCAAGATCCAGCAGGCCATGCTTCCCGCCGAGGCCCCCAGCGACGAGGCCCTCAACATCGACTTCTACCTGGAGACCTCCACCGAGGTCGGAGGAGACTACTTCGACTTCCTGAGCGTCGAGCAGAACAAGCTCGCGCTGGTCATCGGCGACGTGACCGGCCACGGCGTGCCCGCCGCCCTGCTCATGGCCGTCATCAAGAGCTGCCTCCACACCCAGGTCCTGACCGACTTCAGGGTCCCCAACGTCATGGGCATCGCCAACAGCATCCTCCACCAGAGCAGCTTCGAGCGCCGCTTCATGACCTTCTTCTACTCGCTCCTCGACACCGAGACCGGCCGCCTCGCCTACGCCAACGCCGGCCACCCCTACCCCTTCCTCTACCGCAGCGCCGAGCGCACGGTCGAGATGCTCGAGATGGCCTCCTACCCCCTCGGCGTCCGGCCCACCCTGCGCGTGAAGGAGCAGGAGGTCACCCTCGAGCCCGGCGACGTGCTCGTCTTCTACTCCGACGGCATCATCGAGGCCCAGAACGCCCACGGCGAGGAGTTCGGCTTCGAGCGAATGGAGAGGCTCATCCAGCTCCACGGCCACCTCAGCGCCGAGGCCCTCAAGGAGAAGCTGCTCAAGACGTGGCAGCAGCACGTCTACGAGGGCACCCGCCCCCTCGACTTCCAGGCGATCAAATCGGACCGGGCGGACGACGACATCACCATCGTGGTCGTCAAGTACGCGCCGGCCCGGAGGTTCGTGGAGGCCTAG
- a CDS encoding DUF2614 family zinc ribbon-containing protein produces MANSDEPKTRFDLVSPGVGRVSGGVVTLVLGLGVLGLGFGLGNEFLRQAGVTMTLMALFLVGYGAFRIYTGIGAKTRQIKCPSCGEVNQILQQVTNFPCFNCEKPLKLGAKKP; encoded by the coding sequence GTGGCCAACTCCGACGAACCCAAGACCCGCTTCGATCTCGTCAGCCCCGGCGTCGGCCGCGTCTCCGGCGGGGTCGTCACCCTCGTGCTCGGGCTCGGCGTCCTGGGGCTGGGCTTCGGGCTGGGCAACGAGTTCCTGCGCCAGGCGGGCGTCACCATGACCCTGATGGCCCTCTTCCTGGTGGGCTACGGCGCCTTCAGGATCTACACGGGGATCGGCGCCAAGACGCGCCAGATCAAGTGCCCCAGCTGCGGAGAGGTCAACCAGATCCTCCAGCAGGTGACGAACTTCCCCTGCTTCAACTGCGAGAAGCCCCTCAAGCTGGGTGCGAAGAAGCCCTGA